One genomic segment of Chitinophaga sancti includes these proteins:
- a CDS encoding helix-turn-helix domain-containing protein: protein MKKENSKKCAEDREDCPIKDVLYRVGDKWSMLTVIMLSDHGTLRFNELHQLIDTISQRMLTVTLKTLEADGLVSRKMYPQIPPKVEYALTPLGESLVPPLMTLYHWANASMPAIKESRKRFQKQLSKAL, encoded by the coding sequence ATGAAAAAAGAAAATTCAAAAAAATGTGCAGAAGACCGGGAAGATTGCCCGATAAAGGATGTTCTTTACCGGGTAGGTGATAAATGGTCAATGTTAACGGTGATCATGTTAAGCGATCATGGTACCCTCCGGTTTAATGAACTGCATCAACTGATCGACACTATTTCACAAAGAATGCTAACCGTCACCTTAAAGACGTTAGAAGCAGACGGATTGGTTTCAAGAAAAATGTATCCACAGATTCCGCCTAAAGTTGAGTATGCGCTTACTCCGCTTGGCGAGAGTTTGGTTCCTCCACTAATGACTCTCTACCATTGGGCGAATGCAAGTATGCCTGCTATTAAAGAATCACGGAAACGCTTTCAAAAACAATTGAGCAAGGCGCTGTAA